Proteins encoded by one window of Nicotiana tabacum cultivar K326 chromosome 10, ASM71507v2, whole genome shotgun sequence:
- the LOC107821826 gene encoding uncharacterized protein LOC107821826, whose product MEKSSKNEFMCVYISLYAFIRGFDHCRPIVVVDGSHLKSYYTGTFVSASTLDGAENDAAWTWFFEQFKIAYDVRENMCIVSDRNESIIKSVSRVYPDVPHCACIWHLWNNVYKKFKKSHAKLSEIYFSMAKAYTQTEFDSLMEKVEKVDIRVKEYLELAGLWARLYAPVNKGWTMTSNIAESINASLVSARELPIYDFLEEVRKIFGRWNCSNRKEATQTYKTLGKKYQEMLELNETMCTRMTVVPSTEYLHTVNDGGRNYTVCLLERKCVSGRFQIDELPCPHAWAVLKSKFLMPEEYCSRYYKPSTIVMTYDVLVSPLPDKNDWNIPEHVAKEVVLPPKWKRPPGRPKKKRDKNLSELLLPKNQHSCSICGQGGHNKRTCRNAPRNK is encoded by the exons ATGGAAAAATCATCAAAGAATGAATTCATGTGCGTGTATATATCATTGTATGCATTTATAAGGGGGTTTGATCATTGTAGACCAATTGTTGTAGTGGACGGAAGTCATCTAAAATCCTACTACACCGGAACATTCGTTTCTGCAAGCACGTTGGATGGTGCAG AGAACGATGCTGCTTGGACgtggttctttgagcaattcaagatagCATACGATGTAAGGGAAAACATGTGCATTGTTTCGGATAGAAATGAGAGCATCATTAAATCTGTATCGAGAGTGTATCCGGATGTACCGCATTGTGCTTGCATATGGCATCTATGGAATAACGTATACAAGAAATTCAAAAAGAGCCATGCCAAGTTGAGTGAGATATATTTCTCGATGGCAAAAGCATACACACAAACTGAATTTGATAGTCTGATGGAGAAGGTTGAGAAGGTAGATATTAGGGTGAAAGAATACTTAGAGTTAGCTGGTTTGTGGGCTAGGTTGTATGCACCTGTTAACAAGGGATGGACAATGACGTCAAATATCGCTGAGTCAATCAATGCATCACTAGTTTCAGCAAGGGAATTGCCAATATATGACTTCCTCGAAGAAGTTAGGAAGATATTTGGTCGTTGGAATTGTAGTAACCGTAAAGAAGCTACTCAGACATACAAGACGCTTGGGAAAAAATACCAGGAAATGCTGGAGTTGAATGAGACCATGTGTACCCGTATGACT gtGGTACCCTCAACTGAATACTTACATACTGTTAACGATGGTGGGAGGAATTACACAGTCTGCCTGCTCGAGAGAAAATGTGTTTCTGGGAGGTTCCAAATTGATGAATTGCCATGCCCACATGCCTGGGCTGTATTGAAGAGCAAGTTTTTAATGCCTGAAGAATATTGCTCTAGATATTACAAGCCAAGTACAATTGTAATGACATACGATGTGCTAGTATCCCCGCTACCGGACAAAAATGACTGGAATATACCAGAGCATGTTGCAAAGGAGGTTGTACTACCACCCAAATGGAAAAGACCTCCTGGAAGGCCAAAGAAGAAGCGCGACAAAAATTTAAGTGAATTGTTGTTGCCGAAaaatcaacattcatgtagcataTGTGGGCAGGGAGGACATAACAAGCGAACTTGTAGGAATGCTCCACGTAATAAATAG